Proteins from one Mesoplodon densirostris isolate mMesDen1 chromosome 1, mMesDen1 primary haplotype, whole genome shotgun sequence genomic window:
- the UBE2D3 gene encoding ubiquitin-conjugating enzyme E2 D3 isoform X2: MALKRINKELSDLARDPPAQCSAGPVGDDMFHWQATIMGPNDSPYQGGVFFLTIHFPTDYPFKPPKVAFTTRIYHPNINSNGSICLDILRSQWSPALTISKVLLSICSLLCDPNPDDPLVPEIARIYKTDRDKYNRISREWTQKYAM, encoded by the exons ATGGCTCTGAAACGGATTAATAAG GAACTTAGTGATTTGGCCCGTGACCCTCCAGCACAATGTTCTGCAGGTCCAGTTGGGGATGATA tgtTTCATTGGCAAGCCACAATTATGGGACCT AATGACAGCCCATATCAAGGCGGTGTATTCTTTTTGACAATTCATTTTCCTACAGACTACCCCTTCAAACCACCTAAG gttgCATTTACAACAAGAATTTATCATCCAAATATTAACAGTAATGGCAGCATTTGTCTCGATATTCTAAGATCACAGTGGTCTCCTGCTTTAACTATTTCTAAAG ttctTTTATCCATTTGTTCACTGCTATGTGATCCAAACCCAGATGACCCCCTAGTGCCAGAGATTGCACGGATCTATAAAACAGACAGAGATAA
- the UBE2D3 gene encoding ubiquitin-conjugating enzyme E2 D3 isoform X1, whose translation MALKRINKELSDLARDPPAQCSAGPVGDDKCFLFLVFHWQATIMGPNDSPYQGGVFFLTIHFPTDYPFKPPKVAFTTRIYHPNINSNGSICLDILRSQWSPALTISKVLLSICSLLCDPNPDDPLVPEIARIYKTDRDKYNRISREWTQKYAM comes from the exons ATGGCTCTGAAACGGATTAATAAG GAACTTAGTGATTTGGCCCGTGACCCTCCAGCACAATGTTCTGCAGGTCCAGTTGGGGATGATA agtgttttctttttctagtgtTTCATTGGCAAGCCACAATTATGGGACCT AATGACAGCCCATATCAAGGCGGTGTATTCTTTTTGACAATTCATTTTCCTACAGACTACCCCTTCAAACCACCTAAG gttgCATTTACAACAAGAATTTATCATCCAAATATTAACAGTAATGGCAGCATTTGTCTCGATATTCTAAGATCACAGTGGTCTCCTGCTTTAACTATTTCTAAAG ttctTTTATCCATTTGTTCACTGCTATGTGATCCAAACCCAGATGACCCCCTAGTGCCAGAGATTGCACGGATCTATAAAACAGACAGAGATAA